The Streptomyces sp. NBC_01276 genome contains the following window.
GTCCGACCAGCTTCGGGCCGGCCAGGGACGCGGCGAAGAAGGCCACGGCCATCGGCACCAGCGCCAGCCCGGCGGACACCGGCCCCATCCGCAGGCCCTGCTGCAGGGCGACGGCCACGACGAACATGAAACCGCTGAAGCCCATCGAGAAGGGCACCATCAGCACCAGGCCGCGCCGCAGCGACTCCAGCCGCAGCAGGCTCGGCGGCACGAGCGGGGTACGGCCCAGCCGGTCCGCGCGCCGCTCCGTGAGGTAGAAGGCCGCGGCCGCGAACGGGAACACGGCGAGCGAGAGCCAGGTCCACAGCGGCCAGCCGGTCGCCCTGCCCTCGGTCAGCGGCAGCAGCAGGGACACCAGCGACAGGCCGAGCAGCAGCGTGCCGGGTACGTCGACCGAGGCCGGGCGGTCCGAGCGGGTCTCGGGGACGTACCGCGCGGCGAGGACCAGACCGAGGACCACGACGGGCACGTTCACCAGGAACACCGAGCGCCAGCCGGACCCGGCGAGGTCCGCGGCGACCAGCACCCCGCCGAGGATCTGCCCGGTGACCATGGACAGCCCGGCGGTGGCCCCGTAGAGGCTCATCGCGCGGGCCCGGCGCGGGCCCTGGGTGGTGGCCTGGATGGTGGCCAGCACCTGCGGCAGCATCAGCGCCGCGGCCGCTCCCTGGGCCACCCGGGCCCCGACCAGGGTCCATGCCGTGGGGGCCAGTCCGCAGGCCAGCGAGGTGAGGCCGAAGGCGGCCATGCCGATGAGGAAGAGCCTGCGCCGCCCGGCGGTGTCACCGAGGC
Protein-coding sequences here:
- a CDS encoding MFS transporter codes for the protein MSETTVRTNHPSPSRPTYPDAGTGAALNPLGLFTVLLGAALPLIDFFIVNVALPAIDSDLAAGPAMLELIVGGYGVAYAVLLVLGGRLGDTAGRRRLFLIGMAAFGLTSLACGLAPTAWTLVGARVAQGAAAALMLPQVLATIQATTQGPRRARAMSLYGATAGLSMVTGQILGGVLVAADLAGSGWRSVFLVNVPVVVLGLVLAARYVPETRSDRPASVDVPGTLLLGLSLVSLLLPLTEGRATGWPLWTWLSLAVFPFAAAAFYLTERRADRLGRTPLVPPSLLRLESLRRGLVLMVPFSMGFSGFMFVVAVALQQGLRMGPVSAGLALVPMAVAFFAASLAGPKLVGRFGSRVVTAGGLLQGLGIGLLLLTVRADWPDVGLAALAPAVAVAGLGQGLQLPVLMRMMLSDVPADRAGVGGGVMVTTQQSALALGVATLGSLFLALVPGAGMGTALTVALLVQLGMIAVTVLLSLRLPRVLR